In one Aricia agestis chromosome 5, ilAriAges1.1, whole genome shotgun sequence genomic region, the following are encoded:
- the LOC121727037 gene encoding centrosomal protein 20 has translation MNENKAISEKELLDAMKNLLKKSGDLNKFQAEVRSTIIQVLQENLNGSKNFPKPPAEVDLINELIKEYLQWNGYLYTASVMTLEASLPDANKSRAELCAEVGVKDDEKSSALPLLSNIIAAYTERIKRKISKVKNDTK, from the exons ATGAACGAAAACAAAGCAATATCAGAAAAAGAGCTTTTAGACGCCATGAAAAACCTTTTGAAAAAGAGCGGTGATCTGAATAAATTTCAGGCTgag GTCCGATCTACAATAATTCAAGTGCTGCAAGAGAATTTGAACGGCAGTAAGAATTTTCCAAAACCACCAGCAGAGGTGGATTTAATAAATGAACTGATCAAAGAGTATCTTCAATGGAATGGGTACTTGTATACTGCGTCTGTCATGACCTTGGAAGCCAGCTTACCAGATGCAAATAAGAGCAGAGCAGAGTTGTGTGCGGAG GTAGGAGTGAAGGACGACGAAAAATCATCAGCATTACCGCTGCTATCAAATATTATCGCCGCATACACGGAGCGCATAAAACGGAAGATCAGCAAAGTGAAAAACGATACAAAGTAA